From one Plantibacter flavus genomic stretch:
- a CDS encoding DUF262 domain-containing protein: protein MSEIDALPPNDEPSPVTIKDGDGEVFDIDSADEVMSTSYDIASYGADYDVEGLVRRMEKGDIIVPSFSPSTPGQDVGAFQRGFVWRQTQMSRFVESLLLGLPVPGIFLVRDRDNRLLVLDGQQRLRTLQAFYAGRLGDRVFRLIGVQDPFNDVAYEDLRPEDRRRLDDSIIHATVLREETSDGSQNAVYSIYERLNTGGSPLQPQEIRIALYEGDFLRGLSLLNGHPAWREVYGPLSPRFRDHELILRVLALYDWENRYRRPLKSFLNEYLAAHRDTSLTADSGIGQLFLQAVEVVEEALGKSAFRPERALNAAFVDSILVGMMRRLDASSVTPSTPLVQQSFVTLTTNRAFISSTVVRTSDEDNVHQRLGLATEAFAAV from the coding sequence ATGAGCGAAATCGATGCGCTGCCCCCGAACGACGAGCCCTCTCCCGTCACGATCAAGGACGGAGACGGAGAGGTCTTCGACATTGACTCTGCTGACGAAGTGATGTCAACCAGCTACGACATTGCTTCGTATGGAGCGGACTACGACGTCGAGGGGCTCGTCCGCAGGATGGAGAAGGGCGACATCATCGTTCCCTCGTTCAGTCCGTCGACGCCGGGGCAAGATGTTGGTGCTTTTCAGCGGGGCTTCGTATGGCGGCAGACTCAGATGAGTCGCTTTGTCGAAAGCCTGCTACTGGGTCTTCCTGTGCCAGGCATCTTCCTCGTCCGTGATCGTGACAATCGGCTCTTAGTGCTCGACGGTCAGCAGCGGCTTCGCACGCTCCAAGCTTTCTACGCTGGGCGTCTGGGAGACCGGGTGTTCCGTCTCATCGGCGTGCAAGATCCGTTCAACGACGTGGCTTACGAGGATCTGCGTCCGGAGGATCGGCGGCGGCTGGACGACTCCATCATTCACGCGACCGTGCTGCGTGAGGAGACTTCTGACGGCTCTCAGAACGCCGTCTACTCGATCTACGAACGCCTGAACACGGGAGGGAGCCCCCTTCAACCTCAGGAGATTCGAATCGCTCTATACGAGGGCGATTTTCTTCGCGGTTTGAGCCTCTTAAACGGGCATCCCGCTTGGCGCGAAGTTTACGGTCCACTCTCCCCTCGTTTCCGCGACCATGAACTGATTCTGCGCGTGCTGGCGCTCTACGACTGGGAGAACCGATACCGGCGACCGTTGAAGTCCTTCCTGAATGAGTATCTTGCAGCTCACCGCGACACAAGCCTGACGGCAGACAGCGGTATCGGTCAGTTGTTCTTGCAAGCAGTCGAGGTCGTCGAAGAGGCTCTGGGTAAGTCCGCGTTCCGCCCTGAGCGTGCGCTCAACGCAGCCTTCGTGGACTCGATTCTCGTGGGGATGATGCGTCGTCTAGACGCGTCATCCGTGACTCCCTCAACACCTCTGGTTCAGCAGTCATTCGTCACACTGACGACCAACCGTGCTTTCATCTCCTCCACTGTGGTTCGCACCTCGGATGAGGACAACGTTCACCAGCGACTCGGTCTTGCTACTGAAGCGTTCGCCGCAGTCTGA
- a CDS encoding histone-like nucleoid-structuring protein Lsr2 produces MVQRTITTLVDDLDGSELERGSGETIRFGVDGRAYEIDLSDDNAAALREALQPYTEAGRRIVPTRPRRRRR; encoded by the coding sequence ATGGTACAGCGGACGATCACCACGCTCGTCGACGACCTCGACGGTTCAGAACTCGAGCGAGGATCTGGCGAGACGATCCGGTTCGGCGTCGACGGCCGCGCTTACGAGATTGACCTCAGCGACGACAATGCTGCAGCTTTGCGCGAGGCGCTGCAGCCGTACACGGAGGCCGGTCGACGGATCGTGCCGACCCGTCCGCGTCGACGTCGGCGGTAG
- a CDS encoding ATP-binding protein: MLPVLNPFRPGAGVRPPELVGRQSEIDLVDLMVAKSRRRRNDGGMILYGLRGVGKTVLLNQLQQNVEKAGWVTVQLEARPGEAGSRVARQSLGRGVAMAGRQMTSRFKNAASDVRTAVATVASFSATVAGMTLKLDAPAAENRANSGLIEIDLEELVADLAGPLTRNNSALAIFVDEMQDLDSDLLTALLAVQHKASQSEWPFYVIGAGLSTLRRTLAEARSYAERFVIREIGALSHEAAVEAVAKPATDLGAIFDQRAVDLIVGEAKGYPFFLQTYGKAVWDLAPDKRIDAEIAAAGIAEGNADLDQGFFPARWDRTTAGERHYLRAMVAVGGNTASTTAVAEYLGVVSSALSPARQSLISKGIIYAERRGYVSFTVPNMDAFILRQPNVDDEDDE; this comes from the coding sequence ATGTTGCCCGTCCTGAACCCCTTTCGACCAGGCGCAGGCGTGCGTCCGCCCGAGCTGGTTGGACGCCAGTCGGAGATCGATCTCGTTGACCTCATGGTCGCTAAGAGCCGCCGTCGGCGCAACGATGGCGGCATGATTCTGTACGGGCTCCGGGGCGTCGGGAAAACCGTGCTCTTGAACCAGCTCCAGCAGAACGTTGAGAAAGCAGGATGGGTGACGGTGCAGTTGGAGGCTCGCCCTGGCGAGGCTGGCTCACGGGTCGCCAGGCAGTCGCTCGGCCGCGGTGTGGCAATGGCTGGCCGGCAGATGACCTCTCGTTTCAAGAACGCGGCCAGCGATGTGCGGACAGCCGTTGCGACCGTCGCATCGTTCTCCGCAACGGTCGCCGGCATGACGCTCAAACTGGATGCGCCGGCTGCAGAGAACAGAGCGAACTCCGGCCTGATAGAGATCGATCTTGAAGAACTCGTAGCGGACCTCGCCGGCCCGCTGACGCGGAACAACAGCGCGCTGGCCATATTCGTCGACGAGATGCAGGACCTGGACAGCGACCTACTGACTGCGCTCCTGGCCGTTCAACACAAGGCGTCACAATCCGAGTGGCCGTTCTACGTGATCGGCGCTGGCCTCTCGACATTGAGGCGAACATTGGCCGAAGCTCGCTCGTACGCCGAGCGATTCGTGATTCGCGAAATTGGGGCACTTAGCCACGAAGCTGCAGTCGAGGCCGTTGCAAAGCCTGCCACCGATCTGGGCGCGATTTTCGATCAGAGAGCGGTCGACCTCATCGTGGGAGAGGCGAAGGGCTATCCGTTCTTCCTTCAAACCTACGGCAAGGCCGTGTGGGATCTGGCCCCCGATAAACGAATTGACGCCGAGATCGCCGCAGCCGGGATCGCCGAGGGGAACGCCGACCTCGACCAGGGATTCTTCCCTGCACGATGGGATCGCACAACTGCCGGAGAGCGACACTACCTCCGCGCCATGGTTGCAGTCGGAGGAAATACGGCGAGCACCACCGCCGTGGCGGAGTACCTGGGAGTCGTATCATCGGCGCTCAGCCCGGCCCGACAATCTCTCATCAGCAAGGGCATCATTTATGCGGAACGACGGGGCTACGTTAGCTTCACGGTGCCAAACATGGACGCGTTCATCCTTCGACAACCGAACGTCGACGACGAGGATGATGAATGA
- a CDS encoding PIN domain-containing protein, with protein sequence MLVIVDANIIVNDPLLRQRKWRVAQDEIASHRLRLVLPEVALLEAIGGYRRERTEKARQVRSIIRKSTQRAKGAAEELLNVYRDEANAYESILRARLREVGIEVVDPSEHSHLELTERAVNRTPPFDDDGGGYRDTLIWLTALEQVGEPPFFDLILLSDDGVFTKQKSILAEELHAETGAELTVLRSIGSLAFPGEYESGDFDLSDLDLSTRQIIDRLTLDLAHKDITRWSPPGVDYAQVQIVGGVDLRFDTLEVKKRYGTTVYEIGVDAIADVDAEVLVIHDERGGETDFTQMSARWDLRMRWRGEVESETSGLSRQSELEVRGLDERQRPSPESS encoded by the coding sequence ATGCTGGTCATCGTCGACGCCAACATCATCGTCAACGACCCCCTACTTCGCCAGCGCAAGTGGCGAGTAGCGCAGGACGAGATTGCTTCACACCGGCTACGCCTTGTGCTACCGGAGGTTGCACTACTGGAGGCAATCGGCGGATATCGCCGTGAGCGCACCGAGAAGGCGCGGCAGGTCCGATCCATCATTCGCAAGTCGACACAGAGAGCGAAGGGCGCAGCGGAAGAACTGTTGAACGTCTACCGAGACGAAGCCAACGCATACGAGTCGATCTTGCGCGCGCGGCTTCGAGAAGTCGGCATTGAGGTCGTCGACCCATCCGAACACAGCCATCTCGAACTGACTGAACGAGCGGTGAATCGGACGCCGCCCTTCGACGATGACGGGGGCGGGTACCGGGACACGCTAATATGGCTCACCGCCCTCGAGCAGGTCGGCGAACCGCCCTTCTTCGACTTGATACTTCTATCCGATGACGGCGTGTTCACGAAGCAAAAGAGCATACTTGCCGAAGAGCTACATGCAGAAACGGGTGCTGAGCTCACGGTTCTGCGTTCGATCGGGAGTTTAGCTTTCCCAGGCGAGTATGAGAGCGGTGACTTCGATCTGTCCGATCTCGATCTGAGCACTCGGCAGATCATCGATCGGCTCACGCTCGACCTTGCGCACAAGGACATCACGCGATGGAGCCCGCCCGGAGTGGATTACGCCCAAGTGCAGATCGTCGGTGGCGTAGACCTTCGCTTCGACACGCTCGAAGTCAAGAAGAGATACGGCACGACGGTCTACGAGATCGGTGTAGACGCCATCGCAGATGTGGACGCCGAGGTACTTGTGATCCATGACGAGCGCGGAGGCGAGACGGACTTCACGCAGATGTCAGCGCGATGGGATCTGCGTATGCGGTGGCGGGGCGAAGTCGAGTCGGAGACGAGCGGGCTTAGCCGGCAAAGCGAGCTGGAGGTACGGGGTCTGGACGAACGCCAAAGACCTTCCCCCGAGAGCAGCTGA
- a CDS encoding CPBP family intramembrane glutamic endopeptidase: MPTDRSRSVGWPELAVAAITAVVLYIGGGLGLYLLELPAAASGVAQFALSAAVPVLAFVAAVLTRRRSLSAFGFRRVAPRWLLLAALLGLVAMGLASLLSIFVLDPLFPDDNTQADYDTAATAGIAFFLGTLAMGGVIEPFGEELLFRGVLASFLKRWGPWVMIIGSTLVFALAHGINVVFFSAVFMSVVSTYLYWRTGSIWTSVIVHITYNSAALIAKGFGL; encoded by the coding sequence ATGCCGACAGATCGTTCTCGCAGCGTCGGCTGGCCCGAACTCGCCGTCGCGGCGATCACCGCTGTCGTGCTGTACATCGGCGGCGGGCTTGGCCTCTACCTGCTCGAGCTCCCAGCCGCAGCATCGGGAGTCGCGCAGTTCGCACTCTCTGCCGCCGTCCCCGTGCTCGCGTTCGTCGCCGCGGTCCTCACTCGTCGGCGATCGCTGAGTGCATTCGGGTTCCGCCGGGTCGCCCCGAGGTGGTTGCTCCTCGCGGCGTTGCTGGGCCTCGTCGCGATGGGCCTCGCGTCGCTGCTGTCGATCTTCGTCCTCGATCCGCTCTTCCCTGACGACAACACGCAAGCGGACTACGACACCGCCGCGACCGCAGGCATCGCATTCTTCCTCGGAACGCTCGCCATGGGCGGAGTCATCGAACCGTTCGGCGAGGAGCTCCTCTTCCGCGGTGTCCTCGCGAGCTTTCTGAAGCGTTGGGGGCCATGGGTGATGATCATCGGATCGACCCTGGTGTTCGCACTCGCCCACGGCATCAACGTCGTCTTCTTCTCAGCCGTCTTCATGTCGGTCGTGAGCACCTACCTCTATTGGCGGACCGGATCGATCTGGACGAGTGTGATCGTCCACATCACGTACAACTCCGCCGCCCTCATCGCCAAAGGCTTCGGACTGTAA